The Thermosynechococcus sp. CL-1 genomic interval GTTGTGTGATGCATTAGCTGAATTCTATCCCCGTGAAATTAGCAAAATTGAAGAGCGGTTGAAATACTTTACAAAGGTTCGCGAGTTTTGGCTTAATCATAGCGATTAAAGCTTTTTTCATAAAGTTAAACATCATAAACCAAGCTGCAACATGGCTGTGATGCGACTGAAAACGGATATTTGCCTTGTATAATCACTGTACTGAATCTCTTCCTTTTGCCTATAATTGATAAACTGGATTTTTTCACGAGTCTATGAGTCGCGGCACACTCTTCGATAAGGTTTGGGAACAGCACACGGTGGCTACACTGCCCTCAGGGCAAACGCAGCTCTTTATTGGCCTGCACCTGATTCACGAAGTCACGAGTCCCCAAGCCTTCGCCATGCTGCGGGAGCGGGGATTGGCGGTGTTGTATCCGCAGCGAACTGTGGCGACGGTGGATCATATTGTGCCGACAGATACGCTGGCGCGTCCTCTCCAAGATGCCCTCGCTGAAGAGATGCTGCAAGCCCTTGAGGCGAATTGCCGTGCTCACCATATTCCTTTCTTTGGGATTGGCTCCGGTCGTCAGGGCATTGTCCATGTGATTGCCCCTGAGCAGGGGTTAACGCAACCGGGGATGACGATCGCCTGCGGGGATAGCCACACCTCTACCCACGGTGCCTTTGGGGCGATCGCCTTTGGGATTGGCACCAGTCAAGTGCGGGATGTGTTGGCGACGCAGACCCTCGCCCTCAATAAGCTCAAGGTTCGCAAAGTAGAAGTGAATGGCTCCCTTGGTTCTGGGGTCTATGCCAAGGATCTCATCCTCCACATTATTCGCCACCTTGGTGTTAAAGGCGGTGTTGGCTATGCCTATGAGTTTGCTGGCAGTACCTTTGCCCAGCTCTCAATGGAAGAGCGGATGACCGTCTGCAATATGGCCATTGAAGGGGGAGCCCGCTGCGGTTATGTCAACCCCGATGAAACCACCTTTGCCTATTTACGAGGCCGCCCCTTTGCTCCCCAGGGCAAGGCTTGGGATGAGGCGCTGGTGTGGTGGCGATCGCTCGTCAGTGATGCCGATGCTGAATACGATGATGTTGTCACATTTGCGGCTGCAGATATTGCACCGACGGTCACTTGGGGTATTACCCCCGGCCAAAGCGTTGCGGTGGATGAGACCTTGCCCACCCTAGAGAGTTTGCCCGAGGCAGAACGGGCGATCGCCGCTGAAGCCTATGCCTACATGGATCTGCAACCGGGGCAGCCCATTCAAGGCACCAAGATTGATGTCTGCTTTATTGGCAGTTGCACCAATGGTCGCATTAGTGATCTGCGGCAGGCTGCCAAAGTTGTCGAAGGGCGCAAAGTCAAACCCGGTGTCAAAGCCTTCGTTGTCCCCGGTTCAGAACGGGTGAAAGCGCAAGCCGAAGCGGAGGGTCTCGATGTCATTTTCCAAGCCGCAGGGTTTGAATGGCGCAATCCTGGTTGCTCGATGTGCCTCGCCATGAATCCCGACAAGCTGCAAGGGCGTCAGATCAGTGCCTCCTCTTCCAATCGCAACTTCAAAGGACGCCAAGGATCAGCAGCGGGACGGACACTCCTCATGAGTCCAGCGATGGTGGCCGCCGCAGCGATTACGGGTGAAGTTACAGATGTGCGGGCATTTCTTTGATGTCCTGCTTAATAGATATCAAGTTCTTTATCAGCCCTGTCACATTCCCTAAAGTATGAAATTATCCTCCTAGACAATGACAATAGAGACAAGGGGAGGAGCGGTTTATGTTTCCAATCTTTCCAAAAGGAGGCTGTCTATGAAAATGTTACAGGGCTTGCTGGGGGCAGTGGTTCTGGGTATGGCCTCTATTTTGCCTGCTGCTGCTGAGACGCTAGTTTCTGATAGCGGGCTGACTGAAATTTACGGCTACCAGCTTAGCCCCTTGCCGGGAGATATCTTGCCCTACACGACCAAAGTCAATGGACGAGTTTATGAGGGCACCATTAACGTCACGGCAAGCGGCAATGGCTTCGTGCGCGGCTTTTTTAGCGATCGCGATCTGGGGGGTAATTTTGGCTGTAGTGGCGAAGTAACGATTCAATGGGTACGGGATAATCGCTATATTTCCGTGTGGCGAGTTGGCGGTACTTATACGCCGCGTCTGCAATGTCCCCAAGCAGGCAGCACCGCTCGGCTGAATATGCGCCTCTATCCCTAGAGAAATCAACCATACTCCTGCTCTGTAATGCGCCAGCGCGCCGAAAGAACACTGGGTTCTAAACTCAAGCGGCTGACCAAGCCTTCAACAAAATCATCATTGCGCTCTTGACTGAGGAGTTCTGCTTCAATATGGACGCGATCGGGGGTGTCTTCAATATCCTCGCTGAGGAGCGATCGCAACTTCAGCCGACTGCCCGCCAGCGACTGTAACAAGAGTGCGCGCAAATGAGCCTCAGCATCGGCGCGGCAGACAATATCACAGCGATAGCATAATTCCACTTCGGTGCCCTTGAGGGGCTGCTGATTGATGCGATAGCCGAGGGGACGCAAGAGCAGATTGGCCATGAGCACTGCCACTGCTCCTAAGGTTGCCTGATAGAGTAATCCCGAACCACACAGTGCTCCTACTGCCGCTGCACACCACAGGGTGGCTGCCGTATTTAAGCCGCGCACCGACAGGCCTTCCCGCAGGATCACGCCCCCGCCGAGAAACCCAATACCAGAGACAATTTGGGCGGCAATCCGCGTTGGACTCGCTTCCCCCGGGGTGAGAGCCGAAAGCATGACAAACAGGGCTGCCCCCGTTGCTACGAGGGTATTTGTGCGCAGACCGGCCATGCGCTGCCGCCACTGCCGCTCCAAGCCGAGGGCTGCCCCAAGACAAAAGGCTGCTACCAAACGGACAATAAAATCACTCGTTGACATCGGTTAAAACGACAGCCCTAGGAAGACACTCACCAGATAGAAGTAGAGCAACAGCCCTGTAAAGTCCTTGATGGTTGTGATAAAGGGATCCGCCGCTGGCCCGTGGTCAAAGCCCAACTTCAGCAACACCCAAGGAAGCAATGCCCCTAAGATCGCCGCGAAGGTAATTACAACAAAAAGTGAAAGCCCGACAGCCAGTCCCAGTTGGGGAATTCCGTTGGGTAACCCTTGCCAGAGGAAGGCAATCAAGCCGCCAGCAGTTCCCAAGATAAGACCCATGATCGCACCAATGCGAAACTCGCGAAAGAGATAACCGCCATAGCGACGAATATCAATGTGCTGCCAAGCAAGACCACGGGCAAAGACAGTGGTGGATTGGGTACCGACATTGCCTCCCATGTCCATGACCACAGGAATGAAAATGGCTACGGCAACGACGGCTTCCAGAACTTCCTCAAAGTACTGAATCACGCCGCCAACAATCATACCGCCAATGAGGGTAATGATCAGGCAGATAATCCGCAGTTGCACTGCATAGCGAATGGGACCGCGCACCAGTCGTTCACTCCAAGCTTGATCGCGGTTGAGCAAGTTGCCCACACCTGCTTGCGCCAAAATGGTGCTCGTTGCCTCCTCCTCAATCAGGTCAATCACATCATCAAAGGTGATATCGCCCACCAGTCGCCCCTCTTGATCCACCACAGGAATAGCAGGGACATCGTATTCCTTGAGGAGTTTGGCTGCTGCGAGTTCCGGCGCGGTCACAGCGATCGCCAGTTCCTGTCCTTGCACCAAATCTTGAAGCGGCTGGTGGGGATTTGCTTTCATCAACTGGATCGGCTGCACAAAGCCACGATAAAAGCGCTGTTCATCAATGACAAAAATAATGCTCAGGTCATTAATATCCAAGGAACTCTCACGGATAGCGGCGATCGCCTGCTCCACGGTCAAGTCTTGCCGCAGCGCCAAGTAGCGCAGATTCATGCGCCGACCAATTGTGCCCTCAGGATAGCCCAACAGCAGGTTCACGGCGTCGCGGGATTCTGAGCTTAACTGGCTGAGCAACCGTTTGGTGACCTTGGCAGGTAATTCCTCAAAGAGCCGCACCCGTTGATCGGCCTCAAGGGCTTCTAGAAAATGCAGAATCTCAGGATCCGTCATCCCTTCAATGAGGGTTGCCTGCTCATCGGGAGTCAGGGCTTCAAAGACTGCGATCGCCTTGTCTTTTTCGAGGAGGCGAAAGGCCAATACCCGCTTGTGGGGGTCAATTTGGCGCAGGGCACGCACTAGCTCAGGAATCGTCAGTTGGTTGGCTGTCCGCTTGGCAGCACCAAGACCCTGCGGATAGGTCAGCAGATCATCGAGGGGATTGATTACCATCGCATTGCTCCTTCTATGGTTGACAATTTAGGGTGGGTGAGACAGGGGCATAGGCTTCGCTCAATTGATGCCAGAGATCAGCCAACTGGTTGTAGGCTTCGGATGTAGAAAGTTGCCCACTCGTATGGAGAGCAGCGATAAACCCTGCCCGTTGAGCAAATTTCTGTAGGTAGGCATCAAAGGTCAGCGCGTCTAGGGTGACGTGCCCACGGTAAAGGGTATAGGGGCACAGAAATGCCTGCTTTAATGCCTGCTTTGCATCGTGGGTCATCATGGTTCTAAGCTCCATTGAGAAACGACAATAGGATGTTTTAGGGTTTAACGAGACAACTCAAAGGGTGAGAACTCTCCCAAGTGGGCGATCGCTTGGCTCATGACCGTAATCATCAGGTGGCCAAGGGCAACACCCAGCACTTCCGAAAGGGTAATTCCCAGCATTTCGGCCAGCATGCTGAACAAACAAACTTCAAACATAGAAACTCTCCGTTGCTAATGGTTTTGCCACGCAACAACTTGAGCGATGAAAAGTAGTCGTTCAATAAAAACGCTTGACTACGGGCGATCGCTCTCAACAACAAACAGGTTTGAACCAGCCAACTTTAGGCAGACTCAGGTAGATACCAGACTGAGACCTATTGAACAATTTGCTTCGTGATCCATCTCCATTTGCAGATCAACTGCCTTGGAACGCGCGGAGATGAACCAGAAGTTCAAGCCATTAGGCAGCAGACAAGTCTGAATTCACCTCGGCGATCCTTAGGGGAGAGAGGCTCCACCTATGGCAGGGATCTTCATTAGCGGAGATGGGGTCAGCAGAAGCAACATTACAGTGACTCCTACTAGACTCCATTAAGAAAATCTCCAAAAATAGACAAATGCCAGCAGCCTAGGAAATCTTTCAACTGCCACTTGGCATTTTAGGGGGTGAGCAAGTCTTTGTCAAGGATCATATGAACAGCTAGGGCGTTGCAGTGGGGCATTCCTAGTCGTATCGCCCTTTTCACAGCGATCGAACACCCTCAACCCGCTAAAAGCCCCGATGGCAGAGCACCGCACTCCCGTTATGTCGCTGATATTTCAGGAAAGGGCTGTCATTCGCTAAAATTGTTAATCATTACTTAAAGTTTCATAGTGTAAAACGTCCAGAAGTATCTTAATGCGTGATAAAAATTGTGGATTCTAGCGAATGATTATAGATGAATTTGAGCATTTTACTGAATTATTGGTCAACTACACCGATGATCTCATTTGCCTGCACGAACCGGATGGCAACTATCTATATGTGACTCCCTCCAGCAAAACCCTTTTAGGCTATTCTCCTGAAGAACTGATTGGTAAGAGTCCCTACACATTATTTCATCCTGAAGATGCAGAGCGCATTCGCAGTGGTGCCCATGCCCTCACCCTGCAAGGCAGTGTGAATGTGATAGAAACCTATCGCATCCGCAAAAAGCATGGCGGATATGTTTGGTTGGAAACCCTCACGCACCCCATTTGTGATGCAGGGGGAAATGTTTTATTTTTAGTCTCCACATCGCGGGATATTACCCGTCGCCGTCAACTCGAGCTAGAGCTACAAGCCAAGCAAGAACTACTGGAAGCCTTTTTTCAACAATCCCTTGAGGCCTGCTTCTTCATGATGTTGGATCAGCCCATCCGCTGGGATGACACAGTCAACAAAGAGGAAATCTTGGAGTATGTCCTTGATCATCAGCGGATTACGCGTGTCAACAGTGCCTTTGCCCAGCAGTATCAATTACCGCCGCAGGAGCTGATTGGCCTGACGCCGCGCATTTGCTTTAAGGATGATCTGGAACTCGCCAAACGGCTGTGGCGAGCACTCTTTGATCTGGGCTATTTTCACATTGAAATTGAACTCCACCGCCGCGATGGTAGCTCCTTTTGGGTGGAGGGGAACTATGTGTGCCTCTACAACCAAAATAAGGAAATCATTGGCCACTTTGGCGTGCAGCGGGACATTAGCGATCGCATGCGTCTGCAAGCAGAAATTGCCCAAAAAACCGCTGAATTAGAGTATTTCTTTGGCTCTTCCCTAGAGCTATTTATGATTGCCGATAGTGAGGGACGGCTGCGGCGGGTGAATCAACACTGGCATACCTGCCTGGGCTATGACCTGAATCGGTTGGCAGGGGCAAAGTTTGAGGAATTTCTCCACCCCGGCGATCGCCCCCGCCATCGGGAAATGCAGCAACGTCTCCTTGCTGGGGAGCAAATCACTAACCACACGATTCGCCTGCGCACCCAAGGGGGAGACTACCGCTGGTATGAATGGCAAGGCCTGCTCAGTCAAGGGCGCATCTATGGCGCAGCGCGGGATGTCACGGAACAGCGCCAATTTAGCGATCGCCTGCAAGCGGCCTACAACCAAGTGACTGATATTTTGGAGAGCATGTCGGATCACTTTTTTGAAGTGGATCGCGACTTCACAGTTATCTATGTCAACGGGAATTTTTGCCGTCTAGTGGGGAAATCTGCCTCAGAGATGCTGGGGAAAAACCTCTGGGATCTCTTTCCCGATGAGCGCAACTCAATTTTTGAAAGCCAAAGTCGGCAGGCAATGGCGGAGGAAACCCCTGTCCAATTTGAAACCTTCTATGAGGGGCTGAACCAATGGTTTGCGGTACGGGCTTTTCCCACTGGCCGAGGCCTTGCGGTTTTCTTCCAGAATATTACGCTTCAGGTGGACTCCACTACTTCGTTACAGCGACGGCAAACCCAAGCGGAACTCCTGCATCGGCTAACCTTGAAAATTCGCCGTTCCCTTGATCTGGAAACGGTTCTTAAAACCGCCCTTGAGGAAGTGCGTCAACTGCTGGGGGTCGATCGCACGCTGATTTTCCAGTTCTATGCCGATGGCCGGGGTGAGGTGGTGGCTGAATCGGTAGCGGCACCGCAGTTTTCTCTCATGCACCGCACCTTCTATGACCCCTGTTTCCACCGTGAGTCTGCCGAAGCCTATCTTCAGGGGCGGGTACTGGCGGTTGCTGATATTAACACCGCTGAAATGACCCAGTGTCATCGCGACTTTCTCAACCAATTGCAGGTGCGGGCCTCCTTAGTTGTCCCGATTATTGAAGAGGAACGTCTCTGGGGATTACTCCTGTGCCACCACTGCTCTTCTCCTCGACCTTGGGCGATTGACGAGGTGGAGCTGATCCGCCAACTGGGGGAACAACTGGGCTTTGGCATCAACCGTGCCGAATTGGTCAGTGCCCTCCATCAGGAAAAGGAACGCTATCGGCGGGTTCTTGAGGCACAGACAGAATTGCTCTATCGCTGTACCCCTGAGGGACATCTCACCTTTGGCAATCCCGCCTTCTTTCGCTATCTGGCTGAAGCAGGGATGAGTTGCGATTTTGGCGATGTGATCCAGCATCCCTTTGATCCGCTGACGCAGCAACGCTTCCAACAACACCTGCAAGCCCTCACCCCCACGCAGTCCATCAGCACGATTGAATGTGGCGTGACTTTTGGTGAAGGACGTTTTGCTTGGTTTGAATGGACAACCCGCGCTTTTTTTGATCACCAAGGTCGCTGTGTGGAGTATCAATGTGTGGGACGCGACATTACCCGCCGCAAGGAAATGGAGGATCGCTTAATTCACGATGCCCTCCACGATGCCCTGACAGGACTCCCCAACCGTAC includes:
- a CDS encoding EAL domain-containing protein — its product is MIIDEFEHFTELLVNYTDDLICLHEPDGNYLYVTPSSKTLLGYSPEELIGKSPYTLFHPEDAERIRSGAHALTLQGSVNVIETYRIRKKHGGYVWLETLTHPICDAGGNVLFLVSTSRDITRRRQLELELQAKQELLEAFFQQSLEACFFMMLDQPIRWDDTVNKEEILEYVLDHQRITRVNSAFAQQYQLPPQELIGLTPRICFKDDLELAKRLWRALFDLGYFHIEIELHRRDGSSFWVEGNYVCLYNQNKEIIGHFGVQRDISDRMRLQAEIAQKTAELEYFFGSSLELFMIADSEGRLRRVNQHWHTCLGYDLNRLAGAKFEEFLHPGDRPRHREMQQRLLAGEQITNHTIRLRTQGGDYRWYEWQGLLSQGRIYGAARDVTEQRQFSDRLQAAYNQVTDILESMSDHFFEVDRDFTVIYVNGNFCRLVGKSASEMLGKNLWDLFPDERNSIFESQSRQAMAEETPVQFETFYEGLNQWFAVRAFPTGRGLAVFFQNITLQVDSTTSLQRRQTQAELLHRLTLKIRRSLDLETVLKTALEEVRQLLGVDRTLIFQFYADGRGEVVAESVAAPQFSLMHRTFYDPCFHRESAEAYLQGRVLAVADINTAEMTQCHRDFLNQLQVRASLVVPIIEEERLWGLLLCHHCSSPRPWAIDEVELIRQLGEQLGFGINRAELVSALHQEKERYRRVLEAQTELLYRCTPEGHLTFGNPAFFRYLAEAGMSCDFGDVIQHPFDPLTQQRFQQHLQALTPTQSISTIECGVTFGEGRFAWFEWTTRAFFDHQGRCVEYQCVGRDITRRKEMEDRLIHDALHDALTGLPNRTLLQDRLKHCWRQYQRHRDRPFAVVFIDIDRFKRVNDSLGHQAGDQVLITLAQRMQSVVPEGDTLAHLSGDEFVVLCEDLDPEQMVAQVEARVADLERVIQEPLVIDGHLLSLSASIGVTFSDRDAASAATLLRDADIAMYQAKKQGLGQYRIFDPQMHTQAQSCFTLESQLHQAIANSELQVYFQPIIELESGALVGLEALSRWFDPEKGEIPAAEFIALAEQAGLIVSLGRQVFERAIQEFSQWRQQDSRRQTMTLGINISPQQLVDANFVSDILAALRSAQLPPHLLHLEITETTMIRNLEATLQVAEELQQLGVALNIDDFGTGYSSLSRLHQLPIHALKIDRSFVQSLEQSQAAQEIIGAVIALGKSLRLDVVAEGVETATQAAQLIDLGCRYGQGYLFYPPLPIDCLP
- the mgtE gene encoding magnesium transporter gives rise to the protein MVINPLDDLLTYPQGLGAAKRTANQLTIPELVRALRQIDPHKRVLAFRLLEKDKAIAVFEALTPDEQATLIEGMTDPEILHFLEALEADQRVRLFEELPAKVTKRLLSQLSSESRDAVNLLLGYPEGTIGRRMNLRYLALRQDLTVEQAIAAIRESSLDINDLSIIFVIDEQRFYRGFVQPIQLMKANPHQPLQDLVQGQELAIAVTAPELAAAKLLKEYDVPAIPVVDQEGRLVGDITFDDVIDLIEEEATSTILAQAGVGNLLNRDQAWSERLVRGPIRYAVQLRIICLIITLIGGMIVGGVIQYFEEVLEAVVAVAIFIPVVMDMGGNVGTQSTTVFARGLAWQHIDIRRYGGYLFREFRIGAIMGLILGTAGGLIAFLWQGLPNGIPQLGLAVGLSLFVVITFAAILGALLPWVLLKLGFDHGPAADPFITTIKDFTGLLLYFYLVSVFLGLSF
- a CDS encoding MgtC/SapB family protein, with translation MSTSDFIVRLVAAFCLGAALGLERQWRQRMAGLRTNTLVATGAALFVMLSALTPGEASPTRIAAQIVSGIGFLGGGVILREGLSVRGLNTAATLWCAAAVGALCGSGLLYQATLGAVAVLMANLLLRPLGYRINQQPLKGTEVELCYRCDIVCRADAEAHLRALLLQSLAGSRLKLRSLLSEDIEDTPDRVHIEAELLSQERNDDFVEGLVSRLSLEPSVLSARWRITEQEYG
- the leuC gene encoding 3-isopropylmalate dehydratase large subunit → MSRGTLFDKVWEQHTVATLPSGQTQLFIGLHLIHEVTSPQAFAMLRERGLAVLYPQRTVATVDHIVPTDTLARPLQDALAEEMLQALEANCRAHHIPFFGIGSGRQGIVHVIAPEQGLTQPGMTIACGDSHTSTHGAFGAIAFGIGTSQVRDVLATQTLALNKLKVRKVEVNGSLGSGVYAKDLILHIIRHLGVKGGVGYAYEFAGSTFAQLSMEERMTVCNMAIEGGARCGYVNPDETTFAYLRGRPFAPQGKAWDEALVWWRSLVSDADAEYDDVVTFAAADIAPTVTWGITPGQSVAVDETLPTLESLPEAERAIAAEAYAYMDLQPGQPIQGTKIDVCFIGSCTNGRISDLRQAAKVVEGRKVKPGVKAFVVPGSERVKAQAEAEGLDVIFQAAGFEWRNPGCSMCLAMNPDKLQGRQISASSSNRNFKGRQGSAAGRTLLMSPAMVAAAAITGEVTDVRAFL